From Spirochaeta isovalerica, the proteins below share one genomic window:
- a CDS encoding ATP-dependent 6-phosphofructokinase has protein sequence MTEKDFTITKLGKCIRQSPIKYSRAHAQKDVRFIDDNLKILYNNSFSSVNDELNHPEKVLLEKAGPREHIYFDPEMVHAGIVTCGGLCPGLNDVIRSVVRSLWYLYGVRKISGITYGYKGFLPEYGYPAKELNPDVVDQIQETGGSILGTSRGGADIPRIVDALEKKKLNILFTIGGDGTQRGALAISEEAARRGLDISIIGIPKTIDNDISYVSKSFGFDTAVEKAVDAVRTAHTEAKSVHNGIGLVKIMGRESGFITAHTTLAISNVNFTLVPEVDFSLDGENGFLRKLEERLAEKNHAVILVAEGAGQKLMAESALKDESGNKKLEDIGLFLKEQITEYLLSRKVNFTMKYVDPGYMIRASVAASIDSIYCARLGAHAVHAAMSGRTAMLISQWNNAFVHIPISMAVSKRNLIDPDGSLWRDVLESTQQPDDMY, from the coding sequence ATGACTGAAAAAGACTTTACCATTACCAAATTGGGAAAATGCATAAGACAATCGCCCATAAAGTATTCCAGAGCTCATGCTCAGAAAGATGTACGTTTCATCGATGATAATTTAAAAATATTATACAACAATAGCTTTTCTTCAGTTAATGATGAACTGAATCATCCTGAAAAAGTCCTTTTGGAAAAGGCAGGACCGAGAGAACACATATATTTCGATCCGGAAATGGTTCATGCCGGGATCGTTACATGCGGGGGATTATGCCCCGGATTAAATGACGTTATCAGATCGGTCGTCAGGAGCCTCTGGTATCTTTACGGAGTGCGTAAAATATCAGGAATAACCTATGGTTACAAAGGTTTTCTGCCGGAATACGGATATCCCGCAAAGGAGCTGAATCCCGATGTTGTCGATCAGATACAGGAAACGGGTGGGTCTATTCTCGGCACATCCAGAGGCGGGGCCGATATACCCCGGATCGTCGATGCTCTGGAAAAAAAGAAGCTGAATATCCTCTTTACTATCGGCGGAGACGGAACCCAGAGAGGAGCGCTGGCCATATCAGAAGAAGCAGCCAGAAGAGGACTTGATATATCCATCATCGGTATACCGAAAACCATAGACAATGATATCAGTTACGTTTCAAAATCCTTCGGCTTCGATACTGCTGTAGAAAAGGCTGTAGATGCGGTCAGAACAGCACACACGGAAGCGAAGAGTGTCCATAATGGAATCGGGCTGGTAAAGATAATGGGCAGGGAATCGGGCTTTATCACCGCACACACGACACTGGCCATCAGTAATGTCAACTTCACTCTCGTTCCGGAAGTCGATTTTTCTCTGGACGGGGAAAACGGTTTTCTCAGAAAACTTGAAGAGAGGCTTGCAGAGAAGAATCATGCAGTCATTCTTGTCGCCGAGGGCGCCGGGCAGAAGCTTATGGCGGAATCGGCTTTGAAAGATGAATCGGGGAATAAAAAACTTGAAGATATCGGCTTGTTTCTGAAAGAGCAGATAACGGAATATCTCCTGTCCAGAAAAGTGAATTTCACTATGAAATATGTTGATCCCGGATATATGATCAGGGCATCGGTAGCGGCGTCGATAGACTCGATTTATTGCGCGAGACTGGGAGCCCATGCGGTTCATGCGGCCATGTCGGGAAGAACGGCCATGCTCATTTCACAATGGAATAATGCCTTTGTCCACATACCCATATCCATGGCTGTCTCCAAAAGGAATCTCATAGATCCGGACGGCAGTTTATGGAGAGACGTGCTGGAATCGACGCAGCAGCCGGACGATATGTATTAA
- a CDS encoding alpha/beta hydrolase, whose amino-acid sequence MGNKPDRKLLQKWWKQAVKEGLKPYGRWLFFRFKLVYWAPVLHPEPLDPQIVDKDHPLYLRERYTPAESISSPPAATALRKKLRNRFNEQLDHIFLDEEGALRFNGLTNLILKNFVKDIDAYYGRNIDDRSRTTEKDAICNLLAQTLKKHRRKKILLIAHSMGSIIAWDVLKEYAPEVKIDTLVTIGSPLGIPVIRGRILKERKNPSVDKNRKAETPENISRAWYNLADFNDSVAINYDLAPDFTPNSSGVFPEDLLVANKYEYDGKENHHKSYGYLRCSEMAGIIRRFLN is encoded by the coding sequence ATGGGTAATAAACCCGATAGGAAATTGCTTCAAAAGTGGTGGAAGCAAGCCGTAAAAGAAGGATTGAAACCCTATGGGAGATGGCTTTTTTTCCGATTTAAGCTTGTGTACTGGGCTCCGGTTCTTCATCCCGAACCTCTTGATCCCCAGATTGTAGATAAAGATCATCCCCTGTATCTACGGGAGAGATATACCCCTGCTGAAAGCATCAGCTCTCCACCTGCCGCAACAGCTCTGAGAAAAAAGCTGAGGAATCGGTTCAACGAACAGCTTGATCATATATTTCTCGATGAAGAAGGGGCATTGCGCTTTAACGGATTGACCAATCTTATTCTGAAAAACTTTGTTAAAGATATAGATGCCTACTATGGCAGGAATATTGATGACAGAAGCCGGACGACTGAAAAAGATGCCATCTGCAATCTTCTAGCACAGACTTTGAAAAAGCATAGAAGAAAAAAAATCCTGCTGATAGCCCATTCCATGGGATCTATCATCGCATGGGATGTGCTTAAGGAATACGCTCCCGAAGTAAAAATCGACACACTTGTAACGATTGGGTCTCCTTTGGGAATACCTGTTATACGTGGCAGGATTCTGAAGGAGAGAAAGAATCCATCAGTGGATAAGAATAGAAAAGCAGAGACTCCGGAGAATATCTCCAGGGCCTGGTATAATCTGGCAGATTTCAATGACAGCGTGGCAATAAATTATGATCTGGCACCAGATTTTACTCCAAACAGCTCCGGAGTGTTTCCGGAAGACCTGCTTGTCGCGAATAAATATGAATATGATGGTAAGGAAAACCATCACAAATCATATGGATATCTCCGCTGTTCGGAAATGGCAGGGATCATCAGGAGGTTTCTCAATTGA
- a CDS encoding aconitate hydratase yields the protein MAEMKTTADQVKKTYSTQSENLKVIRKRLNRPLTLTEKVFYGHLIDPENQNLTRGKSFLLLQPDRVAMQDATAQMALLQFMLTGREESAVPATTHCDHLIRGREGEAHDMSTALDENKEVYDFLSSVSSRYGIGFWKPGAGIIHQVILENYAFPGGLMIGTDSHTPNAGGLSMAACGVGGADACDVMAGLPWEVKNPGITGVKLTGKLNSWCSPKDVIINLIGELTVKGGTNRVMEYFGEGCDTISCTGKATITNMGAELGATCSLFPYDKNMDIYLRATGRADLADLAAANKENLLADGEVYSKPEDYYDQIIEINLSELEPHLTGPHSPDAAVTISEIRKKAEEGEWPLEVSAALIGSCTNSSYEDLAKAANLAEQAVKAGLKMKVPFFISPGSNVVKDTTERDGILEILQKAGGTVLANACGPCIGQWDRQGIEMGKKNTIVNSFNRNFRARNDGNKATLSFIGGPEMVTMIAFTGNLDFNPSTDSIKTPDGGEFRFSAPQAPSLPPKGFITDTSGFQMPEGKGVEVIVRETSDRLQLLKPFVPFKPEELKDMYVLCKAKGKCTTDHISPAGKWLKYRGHLENISGNMLTGATNYFTGEIGTGTNLLTGEKNIAFSDTAAGYRDAGHPWIIIGDDNYGEGSSREHAAMSPRFMGGAAVIAKSFARIHETNLKKQGILALTFADSNDYDCIEEQDRITLEGLDSFAPGKQLKAVVIHSDGSKDDMLLNHTYNDEQIVWYKAGSALNALRDANG from the coding sequence ATGGCGGAAATGAAAACGACGGCAGATCAGGTGAAGAAAACCTACTCCACTCAATCTGAAAATCTGAAAGTGATCCGGAAACGGCTGAACCGGCCGCTGACACTGACTGAGAAAGTCTTTTACGGACATCTGATCGACCCGGAAAACCAGAATCTGACCAGAGGAAAAAGCTTTCTTCTCCTTCAGCCGGATCGTGTTGCCATGCAGGATGCCACCGCCCAGATGGCACTGCTCCAGTTTATGCTGACGGGTCGTGAAGAGTCAGCTGTTCCGGCGACGACCCATTGCGATCACCTGATAAGAGGACGCGAGGGCGAGGCTCATGATATGAGTACAGCTCTTGATGAAAACAAAGAAGTTTACGATTTCCTCTCCTCTGTTTCCAGCCGTTACGGTATCGGTTTCTGGAAACCCGGAGCCGGAATCATCCATCAGGTTATTCTTGAAAATTACGCCTTTCCCGGTGGCCTGATGATCGGTACGGACTCTCATACGCCCAATGCCGGCGGATTGTCCATGGCGGCCTGCGGAGTCGGCGGGGCCGATGCCTGCGATGTCATGGCGGGACTGCCCTGGGAAGTGAAAAATCCCGGAATCACAGGCGTTAAACTGACAGGAAAACTTAACAGCTGGTGTTCGCCCAAAGATGTCATTATCAACCTCATCGGGGAACTGACTGTAAAAGGCGGTACCAACAGGGTTATGGAGTACTTCGGAGAAGGATGCGATACCATCAGCTGTACGGGAAAAGCCACCATAACCAATATGGGCGCGGAACTGGGAGCCACCTGTTCCCTATTCCCCTACGATAAAAATATGGATATCTATCTCCGCGCCACAGGAAGAGCCGACCTGGCCGATCTCGCTGCGGCGAATAAAGAAAACCTGCTGGCCGACGGCGAAGTCTACAGCAAGCCGGAGGATTACTACGACCAGATAATCGAAATCAATCTTTCCGAACTGGAACCGCACCTGACCGGTCCCCACAGCCCCGACGCGGCCGTAACCATCAGCGAAATCCGCAAGAAGGCGGAAGAAGGCGAATGGCCCCTCGAAGTATCGGCAGCGCTTATCGGCTCCTGTACCAACTCGTCCTACGAAGATCTTGCCAAAGCGGCTAATCTGGCGGAGCAGGCTGTCAAAGCAGGTCTGAAAATGAAAGTTCCCTTCTTCATTTCCCCCGGATCAAATGTTGTCAAAGACACGACGGAACGGGACGGAATTCTGGAGATCCTGCAGAAAGCGGGTGGAACCGTTCTGGCCAATGCCTGCGGCCCCTGTATCGGACAATGGGACAGACAGGGAATCGAAATGGGTAAGAAGAATACCATCGTCAACAGTTTCAACAGAAACTTCCGCGCCAGAAACGATGGGAACAAAGCAACCCTTTCTTTCATAGGCGGTCCGGAAATGGTTACCATGATTGCCTTCACCGGCAACCTGGACTTTAATCCTTCAACAGATTCGATAAAAACTCCCGACGGGGGAGAGTTCCGCTTTTCGGCACCCCAGGCGCCGTCTCTGCCTCCCAAAGGGTTTATAACTGACACGTCGGGATTTCAGATGCCTGAAGGTAAAGGCGTGGAGGTAATCGTCAGAGAAACCTCCGATCGTCTCCAGCTTCTCAAGCCCTTTGTGCCCTTCAAACCGGAAGAACTGAAAGATATGTATGTGCTCTGCAAAGCCAAAGGCAAATGCACGACCGACCATATCAGCCCCGCCGGCAAGTGGCTCAAATACAGGGGTCACCTGGAAAATATCTCCGGAAATATGCTCACCGGTGCAACGAACTACTTTACAGGAGAAATCGGTACCGGGACGAACCTCCTGACCGGAGAGAAGAACATCGCTTTCTCCGATACAGCTGCGGGCTATCGCGATGCCGGCCACCCCTGGATTATAATCGGCGATGACAATTACGGAGAAGGTTCGAGCCGTGAGCATGCCGCCATGAGTCCCCGTTTTATGGGCGGCGCTGCCGTTATTGCGAAAAGTTTTGCGCGAATCCACGAGACGAATCTTAAAAAACAGGGAATTCTGGCTCTGACCTTTGCTGATTCCAATGATTATGACTGCATCGAAGAGCAGGACAGGATAACTTTAGAAGGCCTTGACAGCTTCGCGCCGGGCAAACAACTCAAAGCAGTTGTAATCCACAGCGACGGATCAAAGGACGATATGCTGCTCAACCACACATACAATGATGAGCAGATAGTCTGGTACAAAGCCGGTTCAGCTCTCAATGCTCTGAGAGACGCCAACGGCTAA
- a CDS encoding MFS transporter — MEIKEKRNIALSVAGMSVSRLGSLIYTFAIGLYVLKLTGSGQSFGLTLMLGILPRVLLGPFAGNFADRMNKKILIVGSDLFSGILMIVLYMYTLKGDLTLPLIYGTTLLLSISSVLLDNSFGAAQRDIVRIESLTRLGSIRQSLESIINLASPMIGGVIYAIFPIGAFLLINGISFLLSSVSEYFIDFNFNKANKEASVKQSFFRDMRSGFDYTRKDNLLIGIGLSALMLNFFLSSLGIIIPLAIVEQMGIEEQLYGLSSSVISLGALFGAVIIGKRNSKLTRNLLIKALTVEGLCFTLAGVAMHGFFGNSYFALGLITLFGFVMVASITFVNVPVGVFFQTRVDPEYLGRVSSIIGSVCLGIMPIAYLLFGFLSEHYSPFAILTVSGSLNIVIVIIMALSPVFKELDTHIELMEAVEEPA, encoded by the coding sequence ATGGAAATAAAAGAAAAAAGGAATATAGCCCTTTCCGTAGCCGGAATGTCAGTATCAAGACTCGGAAGTCTGATCTATACATTCGCCATCGGTCTCTATGTCTTAAAGCTCACCGGTTCGGGGCAGTCCTTCGGTTTGACGCTGATGCTCGGCATATTGCCACGGGTTCTTCTCGGCCCCTTTGCGGGAAATTTTGCCGATAGAATGAATAAGAAAATACTTATTGTCGGATCGGATCTCTTCAGCGGGATTCTGATGATAGTTCTCTATATGTACACTCTAAAGGGAGATCTGACCCTCCCTCTTATATACGGAACGACTCTGCTCCTTTCTATCTCCTCAGTTCTCCTGGACAATAGCTTCGGAGCAGCGCAAAGAGATATCGTGCGCATAGAATCGCTGACGCGGCTCGGCTCGATCCGTCAATCGCTGGAGAGCATAATCAATCTGGCTTCTCCCATGATCGGTGGCGTTATCTACGCGATCTTTCCCATTGGTGCTTTTCTGCTGATTAACGGTATTTCTTTTCTCCTGTCATCAGTCTCGGAATACTTTATCGATTTCAATTTCAACAAAGCGAATAAAGAGGCTTCGGTCAAACAATCCTTCTTCAGAGATATGAGAAGCGGTTTTGATTATACGCGAAAGGATAATCTGCTGATCGGAATCGGATTGAGCGCACTCATGCTGAATTTCTTTCTTTCATCACTGGGAATCATCATACCTCTGGCCATTGTGGAGCAGATGGGAATCGAAGAGCAGCTATACGGCCTTTCCTCGTCAGTTATTTCGCTGGGAGCTCTTTTCGGCGCCGTCATTATCGGAAAGAGAAACAGCAAGTTGACCAGAAATCTGTTGATCAAAGCGCTGACTGTAGAAGGGTTGTGCTTCACTCTTGCGGGAGTGGCCATGCACGGTTTTTTCGGTAATTCCTACTTCGCCCTTGGCCTGATAACACTTTTCGGTTTTGTTATGGTCGCTTCGATCACCTTCGTCAATGTGCCCGTCGGAGTCTTTTTCCAGACAAGAGTTGATCCCGAATATCTGGGAAGAGTCAGCTCCATTATCGGTTCGGTCTGCCTGGGAATCATGCCGATCGCCTACCTGCTCTTCGGATTTCTTTCGGAACACTACTCCCCCTTTGCCATATTGACTGTTTCCGGTTCTCTCAATATCGTTATTGTCATAATTATGGCTTTGTCTCCCGTATTCAAAGAACTGGATACCCACATAGAATTAATGGAAGCTGTAGAGGAGCCGGCGTGA
- a CDS encoding mechanosensitive ion channel family protein codes for MLWLWPGTRLSFPTTRWPSEPVENIGRRPYLKRVTNITVTYTTTPEKMKQALQIIKNILNDHEGMMENFPPRVYLNEFNAESLNILDIYWYAPADYWAFTEFSENVNLEILEQFNKEGIEFAFPTTTTYLEQSEGKSIKIDLDKK; via the coding sequence TTGCTCTGGCTCTGGCCGGGAACCAGGTTATCATTCCCAACGACCAGATGGCCATCGGAGCCTGTAGAAAATATCGGAAGGAGACCCTATCTGAAACGGGTGACCAATATTACAGTGACCTACACCACTACTCCGGAAAAAATGAAACAGGCCCTGCAGATAATAAAAAATATCCTGAATGATCATGAAGGGATGATGGAGAACTTTCCCCCGAGAGTTTATTTAAATGAGTTCAATGCGGAATCGCTGAATATTCTGGACATTTACTGGTACGCACCGGCCGACTACTGGGCCTTTACAGAATTTTCGGAGAATGTGAATTTGGAAATCCTGGAGCAATTCAACAAAGAAGGTATCGAGTTCGCCTTCCCGACGACAACGACATATCTGGAGCAGTCGGAAGGCAAAAGCATTAAAATCGATTTGGATAAAAAATAA
- a CDS encoding CvfB family protein yields the protein MLKIGDYNKLKLKKIAKDRAWLEAEGQDIGLPKREIPDGAREGDVIRVFVFNDTRDALRATTAEPSAVVGQFAYMVVKTVEKFGAFLEWGIKKDLFLPERLMVKAVKPGEKILVRVVDNHEMSGVVADADWKKYLKDDQVEMLKEGQKVSLIAMDTSNLGTRVLVDNSYVGLVYKAEVYREPYVGQRMTGYVVKVREDGKIDISFKRKGWNSVLDTQDEVYKALKKAGGFLPLHDKSEPDEIKNTLNISKKLFKKSVGNLMAKGLIELTDEGIKLKTKKK from the coding sequence ATGCTTAAAATAGGCGATTACAATAAACTGAAACTAAAGAAAATCGCAAAGGACAGAGCCTGGCTCGAAGCTGAAGGACAGGATATCGGCCTTCCCAAACGGGAAATCCCCGATGGAGCCCGGGAGGGGGATGTCATCCGGGTTTTTGTCTTTAACGATACGAGAGACGCGCTGAGGGCAACCACCGCTGAACCATCTGCCGTAGTAGGGCAGTTCGCCTATATGGTCGTTAAAACTGTGGAGAAATTCGGGGCTTTTCTGGAATGGGGAATTAAAAAAGACCTTTTTCTTCCGGAAAGACTGATGGTTAAAGCCGTTAAACCGGGCGAGAAAATCCTGGTAAGAGTTGTGGACAATCATGAAATGAGCGGCGTCGTCGCCGACGCGGACTGGAAGAAATATCTGAAAGACGATCAGGTGGAAATGCTGAAGGAGGGACAGAAAGTCTCTCTCATTGCCATGGATACTTCAAATCTGGGCACGAGGGTTCTCGTTGACAACAGTTATGTGGGACTGGTTTACAAAGCAGAAGTCTACAGGGAGCCCTATGTCGGACAGAGAATGACCGGCTATGTCGTCAAGGTAAGAGAGGATGGTAAAATCGATATCTCCTTCAAGAGAAAGGGCTGGAACTCCGTTCTCGACACACAGGACGAGGTGTACAAAGCTTTGAAAAAAGCCGGAGGATTTCTCCCTCTCCACGATAAAAGCGAGCCGGATGAGATAAAAAACACTCTCAATATCAGCAAGAAGCTATTTAAAAAATCTGTTGGTAATCTTATGGCGAAAGGGTTGATAGAGCTGACAGATGAGGGGATTAAACTGAAAACCAAAAAGAAATAA
- a CDS encoding calcium/sodium antiporter → MIGLSFVLILLGFVALISGAEFLVRSSSSLARRFGVSELVIGLTIVAFGTSAPELTVNLFSSLSGANSITLGNILGSNIFNILLILGISSLIYPLEVKKSTTWIEIPLCLLSGLVLLVLANDVFLDKGAANDVSRSDGFILLFFFMIFMAYTFHAMRDDSLQMQQIADAVEIKMTRTVSALLAGLFLLFAGGKLIVDNSVAIAEYFGVSQRIIGLTIISTGTSLPELATSTVAAFRKKTDIAIGNIVGSNIFNVFFILGISAGISPLAIFGDSFNPDLALNLIASILLFLFVFTGGGRKIQRWEGGVFLVLYAGYLVNLLTNPQ, encoded by the coding sequence TTGATAGGACTCAGTTTTGTATTGATACTTTTGGGATTTGTCGCTCTGATTTCCGGTGCCGAGTTTCTTGTCAGATCTTCCTCGAGTCTGGCCAGGAGATTCGGCGTTTCCGAATTGGTCATAGGTTTGACAATTGTTGCATTCGGAACTTCTGCACCGGAACTGACAGTCAATCTTTTTTCATCTCTAAGCGGAGCTAACAGCATAACCCTGGGTAATATTTTAGGTAGCAATATCTTCAATATCCTCCTGATTCTGGGGATCTCCAGCCTTATTTATCCGCTGGAAGTTAAAAAATCAACAACCTGGATTGAAATTCCTCTCTGTCTGTTATCGGGACTGGTTCTTCTTGTTCTGGCAAATGATGTTTTTCTTGATAAGGGAGCCGCTAACGACGTGTCACGCTCGGACGGGTTCATTCTACTGTTTTTTTTCATGATCTTTATGGCTTATACATTCCATGCCATGAGAGATGACAGCTTACAGATGCAGCAGATTGCCGATGCGGTTGAAATAAAAATGACGAGAACTGTCTCTGCGCTTCTCGCCGGTCTGTTTCTTCTTTTTGCCGGAGGAAAACTTATCGTAGATAATTCCGTTGCCATAGCCGAATACTTCGGTGTATCACAGAGGATCATCGGACTGACCATAATTTCTACAGGAACCTCTCTGCCGGAACTTGCCACCTCGACTGTCGCGGCTTTCAGAAAAAAAACGGACATAGCAATAGGAAATATAGTCGGATCCAACATATTCAATGTCTTTTTTATATTAGGTATTTCAGCAGGAATCTCGCCCCTGGCGATCTTCGGAGATTCTTTCAATCCTGATTTGGCGCTTAATCTTATTGCAAGTATACTTCTTTTTCTCTTTGTGTTCACCGGAGGCGGTAGGAAAATACAGAGATGGGAAGGCGGAGTTTTTTTAGTTCTATATGCGGGTTATCTGGTCAATCTGCTAACAAACCCGCAATAA
- the sppA gene encoding signal peptide peptidase SppA, giving the protein MENRKKNFFYYINKIFRPFNTIRLVIINILFWGILVLLLIGLFSGEKIVLHGDSNAMVLDIEGAVVEELSGTDLNQAFRSINGYVKSETLLWDVLESIDRARTDSRISLIYLDLRFMESAGMAALTEIRQALLRFREEGKTIIAYSDYYDQVNYYLASAADEIYADPLGDFFIQGFSLYNWYYGEGLERLGVDVNYFHAGKYKSYGEVYTRSSMSDEAREANRKWSGDLWNHYVETVSSGRSITPDKFNRFIDDYVRLLDEAGGNSVRAAVRVSLLDGLMDRSEIQDRLIDLCGYSLEYGSYNQIYYNDYLVLERDLFAPEGDKVAVINASGTIYHGYEDPGNIGGDSLSELIEAVQFDNSYKALVLRVDSGGGSAFASEIIRRKLQRLRDSGVPVIVSMGSVAASGGYWISTASDEIWAQPTTITGSIGVFSLVATYQDPLKEYLGVNVDGVGTTWLAGGMRSDRELDPRVGDIFQQSVDFIYRQFLGYVSLVRGMTVDEVDAVAQGRVWSGVQARDLGLVDKLGGLDEAVKSAALLAGLDEGSYATEFVRQEIPFGDQMLTALLDKAVIRSFAADLSGFFTVAENPVIKKLRNLEELNDPSGIYALTELNFQ; this is encoded by the coding sequence ATGGAAAACAGAAAAAAGAACTTTTTCTATTATATAAATAAAATCTTCAGACCCTTTAATACCATAAGACTGGTTATAATAAATATCCTCTTCTGGGGCATTCTGGTTCTTCTTCTCATCGGCTTATTTTCCGGGGAAAAAATAGTCCTCCATGGAGATAGCAACGCAATGGTTCTCGATATAGAGGGAGCGGTCGTGGAGGAGCTATCCGGAACGGATCTCAATCAGGCTTTCCGGAGCATCAACGGATATGTGAAAAGCGAAACACTTTTATGGGATGTCCTCGAATCCATTGACCGGGCCCGGACCGATTCGCGAATCAGCCTGATCTACCTCGATCTCCGGTTCATGGAAAGCGCCGGAATGGCGGCGTTGACCGAAATCCGCCAGGCTCTCCTGCGGTTCCGGGAAGAGGGAAAAACAATCATAGCCTACTCGGACTATTACGATCAGGTTAATTATTATCTGGCATCGGCTGCCGATGAAATATACGCCGACCCTCTGGGAGATTTTTTCATACAGGGATTTTCCCTTTACAACTGGTATTACGGAGAAGGTCTCGAACGGCTCGGCGTCGATGTGAATTATTTCCATGCGGGCAAATACAAATCCTACGGAGAAGTCTATACCCGGTCGTCCATGTCCGATGAAGCCAGGGAAGCCAATAGGAAATGGAGCGGGGACCTCTGGAATCATTATGTGGAGACAGTCTCATCGGGCCGTTCCATAACCCCGGATAAATTCAATCGGTTTATCGATGATTATGTGCGCCTCCTCGATGAAGCCGGAGGAAATTCCGTCAGGGCGGCTGTCCGCGTCTCCCTGCTGGACGGTTTAATGGACCGTTCGGAAATCCAGGACCGGTTGATCGATCTCTGCGGATACTCTCTTGAATACGGATCCTACAATCAGATTTATTACAATGATTACCTCGTTCTCGAGCGCGATCTATTTGCGCCGGAAGGAGATAAAGTAGCCGTTATCAATGCCAGCGGCACCATATACCACGGTTATGAGGATCCGGGAAATATCGGGGGGGATTCCCTATCCGAACTCATAGAAGCCGTTCAGTTTGATAACTCCTATAAAGCTCTTGTGCTCCGGGTCGACAGCGGCGGCGGCAGTGCCTTTGCTTCGGAAATCATCAGGAGGAAGCTGCAGCGGCTCCGAGACTCAGGTGTTCCGGTTATCGTGTCCATGGGGTCTGTTGCGGCTTCCGGAGGATACTGGATCAGCACGGCCTCCGATGAGATCTGGGCCCAGCCGACGACCATAACGGGATCGATTGGCGTTTTTTCCCTTGTCGCGACCTATCAGGATCCCCTGAAGGAATATCTGGGCGTCAATGTCGACGGAGTGGGCACGACCTGGCTGGCCGGTGGCATGAGAAGCGACCGTGAACTCGATCCCCGTGTGGGAGACATCTTCCAGCAATCGGTCGATTTTATTTACAGGCAGTTTCTCGGATATGTCTCTCTCGTCAGAGGGATGACGGTAGATGAAGTCGATGCCGTTGCTCAGGGGCGGGTCTGGAGCGGCGTTCAGGCGAGAGATTTAGGGCTTGTCGATAAACTGGGAGGTCTGGATGAAGCTGTAAAGTCCGCCGCATTACTGGCCGGTCTGGATGAAGGATCTTATGCAACCGAGTTCGTCCGCCAGGAAATCCCCTTTGGAGATCAGATGCTCACTGCGCTTCTCGATAAGGCTGTAATCAGAAGTTTCGCAGCTGATCTGTCGGGCTTTTTCACAGTGGCGGAAAACCCCGTAATCAAAAAACTGCGCAATCTTGAGGAGCTGAATGATCCTTCAGGAATTTATGCGTTGACGGAGTTGAATTTTCAATAA
- a CDS encoding ArsR family transcriptional regulator codes for MTGDHFTYNMLMEFHSFLNNLASYDDEFKKYTDFSRPDAFVEDLIDSVYEDLSPAMKGDLKLFYGDSVLVPYALIASWVLGTASDYKQFRNILQKMSADDLLGFILSTEEEDTRNEETEEQSFERIEAQLAVLDMDETIIDSYRELKKFPEQTMNRIRLFLDQFYFTYFEQAEEKIESFLKEKVKEHSGIYSRDSSLFKKSIIKVSFDDQCDSQEEYLFTIGYLSGGQQSYHQSGCRIFCYYGYQFEKLFDPEFLEKQIGDFFKAVSDETRLKMIRLLSRKSWYSTELAEELELNKATVSYHMKILTRLNIIDISLGRNKRIYYRLNLEDLTGYFNNFLSSLQKAEQ; via the coding sequence GTGACGGGCGATCATTTCACCTATAATATGCTGATGGAGTTTCACTCTTTTCTGAATAATCTGGCATCTTATGATGACGAGTTTAAAAAATACACCGATTTTTCCAGACCCGATGCTTTTGTCGAGGATTTGATAGATTCCGTCTATGAAGATCTCAGCCCCGCTATGAAAGGCGACCTCAAGCTGTTTTACGGGGACTCGGTTCTGGTTCCCTACGCACTTATTGCCAGCTGGGTTCTGGGAACAGCTTCCGACTATAAACAATTCCGCAACATCCTTCAGAAAATGTCCGCCGATGATCTCCTCGGGTTCATTTTGTCCACAGAGGAGGAGGATACCCGGAACGAAGAGACTGAAGAACAAAGCTTCGAGAGGATTGAGGCCCAGCTGGCGGTTCTGGATATGGATGAAACCATTATCGATAGCTACAGGGAACTTAAAAAATTTCCTGAACAGACCATGAACAGAATCCGTCTTTTTCTCGATCAGTTTTACTTCACCTACTTCGAACAAGCGGAAGAGAAAATTGAGAGTTTTCTTAAAGAAAAGGTCAAAGAGCACAGCGGAATATACAGCAGAGACAGCTCTTTGTTTAAAAAATCCATAATAAAAGTCTCCTTTGACGACCAGTGCGACAGCCAGGAAGAATATCTTTTTACAATAGGTTATCTGAGTGGAGGACAACAGTCCTATCATCAGAGCGGATGCCGGATATTCTGCTATTACGGATACCAGTTTGAAAAACTTTTCGATCCCGAATTTCTGGAAAAACAGATCGGTGATTTTTTTAAAGCTGTTTCCGACGAGACACGTCTGAAAATGATCCGGCTCCTAAGCCGCAAGAGCTGGTACTCCACGGAACTGGCGGAAGAGCTCGAGCTTAATAAAGCGACTGTCAGTTATCACATGAAAATACTGACCCGTCTCAATATCATAGATATCAGCCTGGGCAGGAACAAAAGGATCTATTACAGACTGAATCTCGAAGACCTGACGGGTTATTTCAACAATTTTTTAAGTTCGCTGCAAAAAGCCGAACAATGA